In Gimesia panareensis, the genomic window AATCTCATTCATGCTTTCCAGAGCTTCATGCAGCTGCTTGGCCAGTTCTTCTTTGAGGGCTGCCTGGCTGGGAGAGGTCAAATCGCCCAGCAGCACGTCTGCAATCTGAAAGGAGGTCGAAGCGGAAAAGACCCGGCGTTTCTGTTTCACCTCGCGGCGTACATCACGCTTTTGAGCTCCCAGATGCCGGCGATGGACGTCGATCAGAGTCTGGCCCACAACGGTCCGCAGCCAGATGAAAAACGTGGTTGCCGGATCATTCAGGTAGTGTTCAATCCGGGTGGCTGCATCGAGGTAAGCCTCCTGCAGAATATCGTCAGCATCGACACGACCGAGCAGACGTTGATCGAGACGAAAATTGACGATTCGCCAGAGCCGATCGCGGTAACGGTTGTATTCTTCCGCCAGTACCCCTTCCGGATTTTCCTGCAATCGATTAAGAAATTCCTGAGGGTCTTCCTGCTCTTCCAACAAAAAATGTCCTCCCGTCTGGTAATCTGTTTAAAATCAGGCCTGATTCTACCGGAATCGTTCCCATGACGACAAGTCGCGTCTGGAGATCGGAACAGATGGATTCCAACAATTCTTCGAACTTATCGGCAGAAATGAGCAAACGAGAGGCTGTCTGATGTTATTACGAGCAATTCAAGCTGTTTGACGGGTCTGCTTTAGAACTTTGCCAGAAATTCGATGCGTGCTCCGGAACCCACTCCACGGGATTCCTGTTTGGAAACAAAACTGTCTAGCAGCATGATCCAGTGCTGTCCGATCGCTTTCTGATAGCGGATACCGCCGGCGATCGCACCATTGTTCGTCCCCTGTGTATTTTTGCGTCCACCAAGTTCAAAAATCAGCTGCTGCCTGGATTTGTCATAAAACAACTGATATCCCAGGCTGGCCCCGGCAGCATTGGTGGCCTGGTTGCTCAGAGCGGCTCCGTATTGACCCAGTCCTGAGGCGGCATACAGGATCCCCACCTGACCCAGCGGTCCCCCCGCCAAAGTACCCCGTGCCGGAGAAGTGAACTGGTCGATGGCCAGGAACGCATTGAAATACACCAGATCGTTGGAATGATGTGGTGTCAGTGAAACCTGGCTGAACAGTAATTCTCCCTGACCGGAAGCAGCGGTGGCTCCTTCGTGCGGGAACGATCCCAGTACATGGAAAGAGGTATTATAGGTATTGTGAAAGCCGTGCAGACGCTGAATGGCGCTGATTCCAAAAGCGGTGTTACTGCCGAACTGCTGATTACTGGAATAGACGGTGGCGACGTCCGCGTTGATCGTGCTGAACTTCGTATCCGTTTCAGTGAAAATCCCGTATAAGCGGGCATCCGGATCGCGGACATTATTATTACGGTTGATGTCACCTTCCACATACACGCCCGTGATGCGCATATTCAGAATCTTGCCGCCATAGACCGTGTTACGTGTGACCGTGACGGCATCGACCATGTCTTCGTTGATCAAGAGACCCTGTTGAAAGGACATCGGCTGGCGCCCAACCGAGAAACCGATGTCGTAGCGATGGACGTCGTAGGGATCCAGGTTAGGAAAATTTTCGCCGAAGTCTCCTTCGAAGAACAGGGTCTGGATGTTGGCATTCAGACCATCCAGCCATTGACCGTCATGGAATTCATAACTCGTAAAGAGTCGCGATGCGGTCAGCTCTTTGTCCAGAGATCTCAGGCCGACCAGAATGCGTTCGGTCCCCGACAGATTCAACTGACCAAACAGATCCAGGCGGTTGGCCCATTCG contains:
- a CDS encoding sigma-70 family RNA polymerase sigma factor, encoding MLEEQEDPQEFLNRLQENPEGVLAEEYNRYRDRLWRIVNFRLDQRLLGRVDADDILQEAYLDAATRIEHYLNDPATTFFIWLRTVVGQTLIDVHRRHLGAQKRDVRREVKQKRRVFSASTSFQIADVLLGDLTSPSQAALKEELAKQLHEALESMNEIDREILVLRHFEELSNLEASEVLEIEPKTASMRYFRALTRLRSILVQIPGIIE